TACTTGCCTATAAGCACACCATCTTGCTCTCTTGCATCTATTAATTGTCCTTTAGGAAAGGTTCCAGCATAAGCGCGGCCATTTTTAGTTATGGTTACTTTGCCATATTTAGTATCCCATGCTCCGGACCATGAATCTGTCTGTGCATACATTGAAAATGATAGTAAGAAAACAACGCTCACTGTTGCTAAAATTTTAAATGAATTTTTCATGATTGCTTTTTTATTTGTTTATTCTTTAGTTACAATAACACTGTTTACTTGGGCATTAAAAACTCCGCTCGTTAATTTAGTAGCTATCCCATTTTTCCAAATGGTTGCAATTTTATCTTCACTACCACCTACATAAATATTGTCTTCTAGCGCAAAAACGGATGTTGCTGTGGCATCTTTACCAGTAAGTGATAGAGGTTCTAAAGGAAAATTATTTTTCCAAAGTGTAGCAACCCTATTCTGCTCTGAATCTGTTATGGACCCTACAGCATACACATCTTTATCTGTGGCATATACCGCATTGGCCGTTCCATTTGTAGAGCCGTTAGATAGTTGTGTGGGAACACCATTTTCCCATATGTAGGCCACACTTTTTCCATTTTTAGATTGAGAACCAATAACATATAGATTAGACCCTGACACAAAAATTTGATTTGCCGTTGAACCATTTTTATTATCGCCCAATGAAGTTGGTACACCATTTTTCCAGATTTTGGCAACAAAAATTTTTGTTATGGGGTCTTCTTCATAGCCAGCAACATATACATCATTTCCAGTTACAAATACAGAGGTTGCCCAGGAGTGATTTTTGCTTTGGCTTAAAATCACCGATTTACCGTTTATCCATAATGTAGCCACGTATAGTTCACCATTTATAATTGGATAAACCTCCTTACCAGCCGCATAGACTGTATCTTTTGAAACAAATATGGATGAAAGAAATGCCACCCTAGATCCATCGCTTTGTGGAGATTTCACTCCATTCTTCCAAATGGTAGCAATGTTGGTTGTTCCATTATTTTCATAGCCACCGATATAGACATCTTTATCCACCAAAAAAACTGAGTTTGCATAAGCGTTATTTGCTCCGTTAGTAAGTGAAGTTGCTACTCCGTTTTTCCAAAATTTTGCAATGTTTTTTATTCCGTCAGATTCAAATCCAACGGCATAAACATCAGTTGTAAGTTCTGGTTCCGGTTGTGGTTCGGGTGCTGGTTTAGGTTGTGTTTCTTCTATAACAATTTGTACTGGTTGACTATCATCATCTTTATTACAAGAAAGTATAAAGCCCAAAAGAAAAAATAGGAGCGAACGTTTTATTATGGTTTTCATGATTGGTATGTTTTTAAATGTTTTTCAACCATTCTTTATATTTTTCACCTAAAAAAGGTACTGGTGTTTCTTTTCCGTTAATGGCATTCATAAGTCCCATAACCCACATGTAGAGGAGTACAAAAATTCCCAAGATGTTTATAATCCATCCTATAATCGGAATCATACCTATTATACCAAGTGCCAAACCCGTTGCTGCCAAGCCTACTGATTGTCTTATGTGGTAGCTAGCAAAGGCATCTTTTTTTTCGTTATTCATGACAAAGGCGATTATTAATCCTATAATGGTGATATAGGCTATGGTCGCTATTTTTTTACCTTCGTCAGCTACTGCAATACTGTTATTTGTTGTTTCCATGTTGTAAGGTTTTATATTTTAATAAATTCTACTCTTCGGTTATTTGCTCTTCCTTTTTCAGTGTTGTTATTATCAACAGCTTCTGTTTCCCCTTTACCTATAAACTGTAGTTTATCTTCATTGATGCCAAACTCCTCTATCAGAATTTGACGTACAGAAGCCGCTCTTTTTTCAGAAAGGGTTTGATTGTAATTGTCATCACCTTGGTTATCTGTGTGCCCAACTATTTGTATGTTGATGTCCGGGTTATCGCGTAACATATTGGCGATGTCTAATAATATGCCGTACGATTCTTTTTTTACGGTTGCAGCCGCAGTATCAAAATAGATGCCTGTAGTGCTGAATTTTCCGTTTTTAAGCAGAAGGGAACGTAAGTCTTCGGTAGATTCGGAAATTCTGAAATTTGATATTCCTACAAAGTGGTCTGATTCAGGAATAATGTCTAAAGCTTCAATTAAAAAATACTTACCTGTACTTTCTTGAATTAAATTGGGAGAGTCGATTACTTTTTCTTCGTTCACCCACATTCTCAGCCTTTTTTTATTTACCGCGATGGAGATATGAATGGTGCTATTTAAATATTCCATAAATGATCTATCGATAGTGCTACCAACTCTCATTTCAGCTCCCCAATTAGAAACTTGACTTACGTTAAAACCACCAGATGAAAGCAAAATTTCTACTACCGATAAAATGCCTCCGCTACCACCAGCGTATGATTTTTTGGACAATAATGTAAAAAAGAGTTTACTACTTGGTTTTCCTGTACCATAGCCATTATTGACTAAATCAAATTCTATGGTATAATTTTCTGGTAATATATTTTCCATTGTTGGTAAATACCCAGAACGCCTTACAATAGATAGCCATTTATCTTCAGAACCTTTAATTGTCACTACTTCTCCAGAACCTCCTGTTTCCCAATTGGCAGGAAAATCACCTAAGGCATCCGTTTTAAAATCATCGTAAAACAATAGCTTGTTTCCGGGGACAAAAGTGAAATTGCTATAGATTCCAAATTGATTATCCGATGAGTTACTGTTCGTAATTTCACCCTCTTCATAAATACCATCGGATTCTCCATGATCATTTTTAGTTGTTTTTTTGTTCTTCTTCTTTTTGCCGCCTCTTTTCCCATCTAAAATGGTGTCCATGGTTTTTTCGGTTTCTTTGTTTACTTTTTGTTCTGTTTTTCGAATGACCGCTTCCTTTGCGGCATCTTCTGCTCGTTCACCAAGTCTTTTTAGGAATTGAGCTTCTAATTCTTGTACGTTTCCTACAAGTGCCATTAAGAAAAGTACCGTGATTGCTAATTTTCGCATGATTTATATGTTTTTCATTTATCTTTAGTCAGGGCAAAAATTGCATTGTTAACATTTTATTTTAAAAAATAACACCGATTGTAATTTCACCTAAAGATTTCCAAAAAGAGTAGATGGAAGAAAACCATATAAAAGCACTAAAAACGGGAGACCCTTTAGCAGTAAGTAAGCTTTACAATAGCCAAAGGGAGGCTTTTTTAAATTTTGGAAAAAAGTATGGACTATCTTATGATGACTTATCGGATATTTATCAAGAAGCTTTTATAGCATTGAGAAAGCATGCTTTAAACGATAAATTAAGTTCCGTAAATAGCTCTTTAAAAACATACCTTTTTGGTATTGGAAAGTTTATGATTTTTGACCTATTAAAGGAAAAGAAGAGAACTACTTCTTATGAACCATCAAAAAGTGGAATACATGATGCAATTGAAATTATTTCTACGGAAAACAATGAAAACGAATTAAGTCATGAACAAGGTCTTTTAAATACCTATTTTAAAAAATTAGGAAAAAAATGTCAAGAAGTGTTAACCTTGTTCTATTCTAGAGGACTAAGTATTGATGAAATTGTGGAACATTCAGATTATACCGATAGCAGTGTTGTAAGAAGTCAAAAATCTAGATGTTTAAAAACCCTGAAAGACATGATTAAATCGTAGCCTATGACAAAGCAAGAAGATTTAATTGAAAAATATATTCTTAACAAACTAAGTTCTGAAGAAGTATTGCTGGTTGAAGATCTCCTAAAAAACGATGCAGAATTTATTGCTGAATATAACTTTCAATCCAATTTAAAAACGGCCATTAAGAAAGAGGATGATGATAATTTTAGAAATTTAATTTCAGAATTAGAATCGAAAGCTAGAAGTAAAGATTCATTACCTCGCCGTTCATATGTAAAGTGGATGGCAGCGGCCAGTATAATTCTACTTTTAGGGTTAAGTTATTTCTTGACTTTAAATCAAAAGACCTCTACAGATGACTTATTTGTAAGTTATTTTGAGCCCTACCGTAATGTGGTACAGCCCATGCAAAGAGGTAATGAACAGCAAGATGAAAAAAGCCTTGCCTTTTTAGCCTATGAGAAAGGGGAATATGATAAAGCAATAACTTTATTTTCAAATTTGTATTCTGATACGAAAGAACCTTATTATTTGTTTTATAAAGCCAATGCCTTGTTAAAATTAGAAAAGGCTAAAGAAGCAGTTCCGTTATTGTTAGAACATTTAAAAACTACAGATACATTAACAGAAAAAACGAAATGGTATTTAGCCCTTGCGTATTTAAGGCTTAATGATGTTCCTAATGCTAAATTAACATTGGAA
The genomic region above belongs to Maribacter hydrothermalis and contains:
- a CDS encoding tetratricopeptide repeat protein, with protein sequence MTKQEDLIEKYILNKLSSEEVLLVEDLLKNDAEFIAEYNFQSNLKTAIKKEDDDNFRNLISELESKARSKDSLPRRSYVKWMAAASIILLLGLSYFLTLNQKTSTDDLFVSYFEPYRNVVQPMQRGNEQQDEKSLAFLAYEKGEYDKAITLFSNLYSDTKEPYYLFYKANALLKLEKAKEAVPLLLEHLKTTDTLTEKTKWYLALAYLRLNDVPNAKLTLEKVISDGNYKTMEAQKLLKEFK
- a CDS encoding RNA polymerase sigma factor, which gives rise to MEENHIKALKTGDPLAVSKLYNSQREAFLNFGKKYGLSYDDLSDIYQEAFIALRKHALNDKLSSVNSSLKTYLFGIGKFMIFDLLKEKKRTTSYEPSKSGIHDAIEIISTENNENELSHEQGLLNTYFKKLGKKCQEVLTLFYSRGLSIDEIVEHSDYTDSSVVRSQKSRCLKTLKDMIKS
- a CDS encoding OmpA family protein, translated to MRKLAITVLFLMALVGNVQELEAQFLKRLGERAEDAAKEAVIRKTEQKVNKETEKTMDTILDGKRGGKKKKNKKTTKNDHGESDGIYEEGEITNSNSSDNQFGIYSNFTFVPGNKLLFYDDFKTDALGDFPANWETGGSGEVVTIKGSEDKWLSIVRRSGYLPTMENILPENYTIEFDLVNNGYGTGKPSSKLFFTLLSKKSYAGGSGGILSVVEILLSSGGFNVSQVSNWGAEMRVGSTIDRSFMEYLNSTIHISIAVNKKRLRMWVNEEKVIDSPNLIQESTGKYFLIEALDIIPESDHFVGISNFRISESTEDLRSLLLKNGKFSTTGIYFDTAAATVKKESYGILLDIANMLRDNPDINIQIVGHTDNQGDDNYNQTLSEKRAASVRQILIEEFGINEDKLQFIGKGETEAVDNNNTEKGRANNRRVEFIKI